In Leptodactylus fuscus isolate aLepFus1 chromosome 2, aLepFus1.hap2, whole genome shotgun sequence, one genomic interval encodes:
- the PROK1 gene encoding prokineticin-1, whose translation MKMITHAFFLLLIVAFSKCAVITGACERDLQCGVGSCCAISLWLRGLRMCTPMGQEGEECHPFSHKIPFHGKRLHHTCPCIPSLVCSKFLNGKYRCSIDFKNMDFQ comes from the exons ATGAAAATGATAACACATGCTTTTTTCCTTTTGCTCATTGTGGCTTTTTCAAAGTGTGCTGTCATAACTGGG GCATGTGAAAGAGATCTACAATGTGGAGTTGGATCTTGCTGTGCCATCAGCCTCTGGTTACGTGGACTAAGAATGTGCACTCCAATGGGACAGGAAGGGGAGGAATGTCATCCATTCAGCCACAAG ATTCCTTTCCATGGTAAACGTCTACATCACACGTGTCCCTGCATCCCAAGCCTTGTTTGTTCAAAGTTTCTTAATGGAAAATACCGGTGTTCAATTGATTTCAAGAATATGGACTTTCAATAA